The following proteins are co-located in the Paludibaculum fermentans genome:
- a CDS encoding HAMP domain-containing methyl-accepting chemotaxis protein → MNGNISFGTKINIASGAIVAFLLLLGASAIYTLSDVQGQLERSVNVEARKSELAMQSQTAVTMIEGAQRGLLLGSMTNDAPLVQASSLQMKDSVEKLASALKELEPLLKTDEGKRHQASLSAMSEEVIQKLQQFESSIRGQRFDEATRMQTEYFRGHFDKMRQRVVALVDLQHQFAISSSASAISKASFARMLAVVVCLLALGVAGMAFWVIRNGNRELRQIAVEIGEGADQVASASNQISGSSQSLAQGSSEQAASLQETSASTEEVNAMTRKNAESARSAATETEKADQLLKETDQKLTQMIESMREINTSSEKISKIIRVIDEIAFQTNILALNAAVEAARAGEAGMGFAVVADEVRNLAQRCAQAAKDTSDLIEESIVRSNEGKVRLDEVSSCVSRVVDNASRIRVLANEVNVGSQEQARGIEQITRAVGQMQQVTQSTAASAEESASAGEQMSAQALSLNDSVGRLRLLVGSEGGAVAVRPAVRQGRSLQAGSVKRARQNAGAVHVAVATGVHKAPAAKVPARPPAKAEFPMDDDFKDF, encoded by the coding sequence ATGAATGGGAATATCAGTTTCGGAACCAAGATCAACATCGCTTCGGGTGCGATTGTGGCGTTTCTGCTCCTGCTGGGGGCTTCAGCGATCTACACGTTGTCAGACGTGCAGGGTCAATTGGAACGCTCAGTCAACGTGGAAGCACGCAAATCGGAACTGGCGATGCAAAGCCAGACAGCGGTCACTATGATTGAGGGCGCGCAGCGCGGGTTGCTGCTGGGCTCGATGACAAACGATGCGCCGCTGGTGCAAGCGTCCAGCCTGCAGATGAAGGACTCCGTCGAGAAGCTGGCCAGCGCGCTGAAGGAGCTGGAACCGCTGCTCAAAACGGACGAGGGGAAGCGTCACCAGGCGTCGCTCTCGGCCATGAGCGAAGAGGTGATCCAGAAGTTGCAGCAGTTTGAGAGCAGCATCCGCGGCCAGCGCTTCGACGAAGCAACCAGGATGCAGACGGAGTATTTCCGCGGGCACTTCGACAAAATGCGTCAGCGGGTGGTGGCCTTGGTGGATTTACAGCATCAGTTCGCCATTTCGAGCTCCGCATCGGCCATCTCGAAGGCCTCCTTTGCGCGGATGCTGGCGGTGGTGGTGTGCCTGCTGGCCCTGGGCGTGGCAGGGATGGCGTTCTGGGTGATCCGGAATGGCAACCGCGAACTGCGTCAGATAGCGGTGGAGATTGGCGAAGGCGCGGATCAGGTGGCGTCGGCGTCGAACCAGATTTCGGGGTCGTCGCAGTCGCTGGCGCAGGGCTCGTCGGAACAGGCCGCCTCGCTGCAGGAGACTTCTGCGTCGACGGAGGAAGTGAACGCGATGACGCGGAAGAACGCGGAAAGCGCGCGCAGCGCGGCCACGGAGACCGAGAAGGCGGATCAACTGTTGAAGGAGACAGACCAGAAGCTGACGCAGATGATTGAGTCGATGCGGGAGATCAACACGTCGAGCGAGAAGATCTCGAAGATCATCCGCGTGATCGATGAGATCGCCTTCCAGACCAACATCCTGGCGTTGAATGCGGCTGTGGAAGCGGCACGAGCAGGGGAAGCCGGGATGGGTTTCGCGGTGGTGGCGGATGAGGTACGCAATCTGGCGCAGCGCTGTGCGCAGGCGGCCAAGGACACCTCCGACCTGATTGAAGAATCGATCGTGCGTTCGAATGAAGGCAAGGTGCGGTTGGATGAAGTCTCGTCCTGCGTCTCGCGTGTCGTGGACAATGCGTCCCGCATCCGTGTGCTGGCGAACGAAGTGAATGTGGGCAGCCAGGAGCAGGCGCGAGGCATCGAGCAGATCACGCGGGCGGTGGGCCAGATGCAGCAGGTGACGCAGTCGACGGCAGCCAGTGCGGAAGAGAGTGCGTCGGCCGGTGAGCAGATGAGCGCACAGGCACTGTCGCTGAACGATTCAGTGGGGCGGTTGCGATTGCTGGTGGGCAGTGAGGGCGGCGCGGTGGCGGTCCGCCCGGCGGTGCGCCAGGGGCGAAGCTTGCAGGCGGGTAGCGTCAAACGAGCGCGGCAGAATGCAGGCGCGGTGCATGTGGCGGTGGCAACAGGCGTCCACAAGGCGCCGGCCGCCAAAGTGCCTGCGCGGCCTCCGGCCAAAGCGGAGTTTCCCATGGATGACGACTTCAAGGACTTCTAG
- a CDS encoding chemotaxis protein CheA: protein MATKKKGTAGGLACKTPEPPPQANADLQALVNSIAAPMSQTSQMAQALNQDPQLVEDFLVEAREHLANIEARLLEIEQGAHTPETLNSAFRSFHTLKGLAGFLEYNVIQEVAHEVESLLDLARNDALQLNGPIVDVVLQSGDFLASCLRSIEVNKLKAEPPPMEDPAALLDRIRQAAATPQGLEGAADEDLEDRDTSLAMERPKAGGLEPSRESSTGSDAAQLEPAAGPKRSEASLVKIETGKLEYLVEMVGELMIAESMLHHNPDLGEARSPRVQRDLSQLARVTAEVQKTAMAMRMVPIGTLFRRMTRLVRDLARKSGKSAELELHGEDVELDRTIVEELADPLVHMLRNALDHGLESPADREAAGKPAAGKVRLKAAHQAGQIVIELSDDGRGLDRGRILAKAVQRGLVSADANLSDSDVYHLIFEPGFSTAEKVTDVSGRGVGMDVVRKHVSRLRGRIEIASALGQGTTFTLRVPLTLAIIDGLVTIVGGVRYIVPIFAVREMFRPTPERLFSVEGRGEMVLVRERLLPVVRLSRRLGIEAKSEDPCEGVMIVGESEDRQYCLLVDELAGKQEVVIKSLGPTFGEVRGVAGGAILGDGRVGLILDLATLFGGIEHAA from the coding sequence ATGGCAACCAAAAAGAAAGGCACGGCGGGCGGGCTGGCCTGCAAGACACCAGAGCCTCCGCCCCAGGCAAACGCTGACCTGCAGGCGCTGGTCAACAGCATCGCGGCACCCATGAGCCAGACAAGCCAGATGGCGCAGGCGCTGAACCAGGATCCGCAACTGGTGGAGGACTTCCTGGTGGAGGCGCGCGAGCACCTGGCAAACATCGAGGCGCGCCTGTTGGAGATCGAGCAGGGCGCGCACACGCCAGAGACCCTGAACAGCGCTTTCCGCAGTTTTCACACGCTGAAAGGCCTGGCCGGTTTCCTGGAATACAACGTGATTCAGGAGGTGGCCCATGAAGTGGAGAGCCTGCTGGACCTGGCCCGCAACGACGCACTGCAATTGAACGGGCCCATCGTGGACGTTGTGCTGCAATCGGGCGACTTCCTGGCGTCGTGCCTGCGCAGCATTGAAGTGAACAAGCTGAAGGCCGAGCCGCCGCCCATGGAGGACCCGGCCGCCTTGCTGGATCGCATCCGGCAGGCGGCTGCCACGCCCCAGGGCCTGGAAGGGGCGGCGGATGAAGACCTGGAGGATCGCGATACGTCCCTGGCCATGGAGCGGCCGAAGGCGGGCGGGCTTGAGCCGTCAAGAGAATCCTCAACAGGTTCAGACGCTGCGCAACTGGAGCCGGCAGCGGGTCCCAAGCGCAGCGAGGCGTCGCTGGTCAAGATCGAAACGGGCAAATTGGAGTATCTGGTCGAGATGGTGGGCGAGCTGATGATCGCCGAATCGATGCTGCACCACAATCCGGATCTGGGCGAAGCGCGCTCGCCACGGGTGCAGCGCGACCTGTCGCAATTGGCGCGGGTGACGGCCGAGGTCCAGAAGACGGCCATGGCGATGCGTATGGTGCCCATCGGGACGCTCTTCCGGCGCATGACGCGGCTGGTGCGGGACCTGGCCCGGAAGTCGGGCAAATCGGCTGAGCTGGAGTTGCATGGCGAAGACGTGGAGCTCGACCGCACGATTGTCGAGGAACTGGCGGATCCGCTGGTCCACATGCTGCGGAACGCGCTGGACCATGGGCTGGAGTCACCGGCGGATCGCGAGGCCGCGGGCAAGCCGGCGGCGGGCAAGGTACGTCTGAAAGCGGCGCACCAGGCGGGCCAGATTGTGATCGAACTCAGCGACGACGGGCGGGGCCTGGATCGGGGCCGGATTCTGGCCAAGGCGGTGCAGCGCGGGCTGGTGAGCGCTGACGCGAATCTGAGCGACAGCGATGTGTATCACCTGATTTTCGAGCCTGGGTTCTCGACGGCCGAGAAGGTAACCGACGTGAGCGGCCGGGGCGTGGGCATGGATGTGGTGCGCAAGCACGTCAGCCGGTTGCGGGGGCGGATTGAGATCGCTTCCGCGTTGGGGCAAGGCACGACCTTCACCTTAAGAGTTCCTCTGACGCTGGCGATCATCGATGGGCTGGTCACGATCGTGGGCGGTGTGCGGTACATCGTACCGATCTTCGCTGTGCGTGAGATGTTCCGGCCGACGCCGGAACGCCTGTTCTCAGTGGAGGGCCGCGGCGAGATGGTGCTGGTGCGCGAGCGGCTGCTGCCGGTGGTGCGGTTGAGCCGGCGGTTGGGCATCGAGGCGAAGAGCGAAGACCCGTGCGAGGGTGTGATGATCGTCGGCGAGAGCGAGGACCGGCAGTATTGCCTGCTGGTGGACGAGCTCGCGGGCAAGCAGGAAGTGGTGATCAAGAGCCTGGGCCCCACGTTCGGCGAAGTCCGGGGGGTGGCGGGCGGCGCGATTCTGGGCGACGGCCGGGTGGGTTTGATCCTCGACCTGGCGACGCTGTTTGGAGGGATTGAGCATGCCGCCTGA
- a CDS encoding chemotaxis protein CheW: MHTTEVGAEMKTSQRQGKYLVFHLGKEEFGVHVLKVREIMGIQEITSVPQTPAFVKGVINLRGKVIPVIDLRSKFRLEELEYTQRTCIIVLQVSHDNGDMLMGVIVDGVSEVLTIQEAEIEDTPEFGADMKMPYILGMAKVKGRVKILLDIDQVLTTVEVQGVTQVQGLLLPPPEMGAGADPLPMS; this comes from the coding sequence ATGCATACGACTGAGGTTGGCGCCGAGATGAAGACGAGCCAGAGGCAGGGCAAATATCTCGTCTTCCATCTGGGCAAGGAAGAGTTTGGCGTTCACGTCCTGAAGGTACGCGAGATCATGGGGATCCAGGAGATCACCTCTGTGCCCCAGACGCCCGCCTTTGTCAAAGGCGTCATCAACCTGCGGGGGAAGGTGATTCCCGTTATCGATTTGCGCAGCAAGTTCCGGCTGGAGGAACTGGAATATACCCAGCGCACGTGCATCATCGTGCTGCAGGTATCCCACGACAACGGCGACATGCTGATGGGCGTCATCGTGGACGGCGTGTCGGAAGTGCTGACGATTCAGGAAGCGGAGATCGAGGATACGCCTGAATTTGGGGCCGACATGAAGATGCCTTACATCCTGGGCATGGCGAAGGTAAAAGGCCGGGTGAAGATCCTGCTGGATATCGACCAGGTGCTGACGACAGTTGAGGTGCAGGGCGTGACCCAGGTGCAGGGCCTGCTGCTGCCTCCGCCTGAGATGGGGGCTGGCGCGGACCCTCTGCCGATGTCGTAG
- a CDS encoding redoxin domain-containing protein: MKLTPWLLGLALATAAWAQPVQPPKTHLKVGDSAPDFSLKTTAGNTFKLSENRGKTVVLAFFPAAFTGGUTKELTAYQAGLAKFEDAGAIVVGISTDNLPTLGHWAKELNLGFPLASDFSQRSVATLYGVLNKDIGIANRASFVIDAEGKIQHIEEGSSAINPDGTAVACSRIHKK; the protein is encoded by the coding sequence ATGAAACTCACTCCATGGTTATTGGGGTTGGCACTGGCCACGGCCGCTTGGGCCCAGCCTGTGCAGCCGCCCAAGACCCACCTGAAGGTCGGCGACTCTGCGCCCGACTTCTCACTGAAGACCACGGCGGGCAACACCTTCAAGTTGTCTGAAAACCGCGGCAAGACCGTCGTCCTGGCGTTCTTCCCCGCGGCTTTCACCGGTGGTTGAACAAAGGAACTCACGGCGTACCAGGCTGGTCTCGCCAAATTTGAAGATGCCGGCGCCATTGTGGTGGGCATCAGCACCGACAACCTTCCAACCTTAGGCCATTGGGCGAAGGAGCTGAACCTGGGCTTTCCCCTGGCCAGCGACTTCAGCCAGCGTTCCGTCGCCACCCTCTATGGGGTCCTGAACAAGGACATCGGCATCGCCAACCGTGCCTCTTTCGTCATCGACGCGGAAGGCAAAATCCAACACATCGAAGAAGGTTCATCGGCCATCAACCCCGACGGCACCGCCGTGGCTTGCAGCCGGATCCATAAGAAGTAG
- a CDS encoding mandelate racemase/muconate lactonizing enzyme family protein — protein sequence MKITRISTAVMESNFDWTLVRVDSDAGLSGMGEAFLGPGLTAVIREFNDILVGEDPVHIDRLVRRMRASCIYASPGLMFHAIGGIETAILDLLGKACKMPVWQLLGGKYRDAVTIYADCHGGDALESITPLLKPRTPAWMAAEGAPVEESRISVKHHGWDASKQESLTPESYAERAAEMAERGFRMLKFDVDVPTPYETDEYNRDLSPMEVDFAASLAGAVRKAVGPRVGLAIDCHWNYGVAAAVDLARALEPLRLLWLEDVLPPENIRAMGEVQRCTRTPLATGENHFFRIDFQRLILEAGLRVLSPDVQKIGLWEGRKLADLADMHYVNLTWHNISSPLGTIAGAHLCAATPNVLALEWHAASVPFFDDLVKNGDAPLVRDGKVKVPDLPGLGLEIDLDVAYKYRKPGEAFFE from the coding sequence ATGAAGATCACACGAATCTCGACCGCCGTAATGGAGTCCAATTTCGACTGGACGCTGGTGAGGGTGGACTCCGATGCCGGCCTCAGCGGCATGGGGGAGGCGTTCCTGGGACCCGGCCTGACGGCCGTGATCCGGGAGTTCAACGACATCCTGGTGGGCGAGGATCCGGTGCATATCGACCGGCTGGTGCGGCGCATGCGGGCGAGTTGCATCTATGCGTCGCCGGGCCTGATGTTCCACGCCATCGGCGGCATCGAGACGGCGATTCTGGACCTGCTGGGCAAGGCGTGCAAGATGCCGGTGTGGCAGTTGCTGGGCGGCAAGTACCGGGACGCCGTCACGATATACGCCGATTGCCACGGGGGCGATGCGCTGGAGTCGATTACGCCGCTGCTGAAGCCGCGGACGCCGGCCTGGATGGCGGCGGAAGGGGCTCCGGTGGAGGAGTCGCGCATCAGCGTGAAGCACCACGGCTGGGACGCGTCCAAGCAGGAGAGCCTGACACCGGAGAGCTATGCCGAGCGGGCCGCCGAGATGGCGGAGCGCGGCTTCCGCATGTTGAAGTTCGACGTGGATGTGCCGACGCCTTACGAGACCGACGAGTACAACCGGGACCTGAGCCCGATGGAAGTGGACTTCGCCGCCTCGCTGGCCGGGGCGGTGCGGAAGGCCGTGGGTCCGAGGGTGGGGCTGGCGATCGATTGCCACTGGAATTACGGCGTGGCGGCGGCGGTGGACCTGGCGCGAGCGCTGGAACCGCTGCGGCTGCTGTGGCTGGAGGACGTGCTGCCGCCGGAGAACATCCGGGCGATGGGCGAGGTGCAGCGCTGCACCCGGACTCCGCTGGCGACGGGCGAGAACCATTTCTTCCGGATCGACTTCCAGCGCCTGATTCTGGAGGCGGGCCTGCGGGTGCTGTCGCCGGATGTGCAGAAGATCGGGCTGTGGGAAGGCAGGAAGCTGGCGGACCTGGCCGATATGCACTACGTCAACCTGACGTGGCACAACATCAGTTCGCCGCTGGGGACCATCGCGGGCGCGCACCTGTGCGCGGCGACGCCAAACGTGCTGGCGCTGGAGTGGCATGCGGCGAGTGTCCCGTTCTTCGACGACCTGGTGAAGAACGGCGATGCGCCCCTGGTGCGCGACGGGAAGGTGAAGGTGCCGGACCTGCCCGGCCTGGGCCTTGAGATCGATCTCGATGTCGCCTACAAGTACCGCAAGCCGGGCGAAGCCTTCTTCGAATAG